In the Hordeum vulgare subsp. vulgare chromosome 7H, MorexV3_pseudomolecules_assembly, whole genome shotgun sequence genome, one interval contains:
- the LOC123407447 gene encoding arogenate dehydrogenase 2, chloroplastic-like, with the protein MLSSSTAPSLRLHHHQLARPHRRRPPAPAAFRQFQSPAAASRPRLPAGAGVRARGGTIRAIDAAQPFDYESRAAGLLEERQRLKIAIVGFGNFGQFLARTFARQGHTLLAHSRSDHSSLAASLGAAYFQDPHDLCECHPDVVLLATSILSAEAVLRSLPLHRLRRSTLFVDVLSVKEFPKNLLLTSLPEGFDILCTHPMFGPESARDGWDGLPFVFDRVRVGDSPARRARANAFLNIFEREGCRMVEMCCAEHDAHAAETQFLTHTVGRMLATLELSSTPINTKGYETLLRLVDNTCSDSFDLYNGLFMYNKNSTDLLNRLESAMDSVKKRLFDGLHEVLRKQLFEGKASPPLTTTTSNHTDVRRRQLLLEGKPPSPSVPTPNNVTVPK; encoded by the coding sequence ATGCTGTCGTCTTCCACGGCCCCCTCCCtccgcctccaccaccaccaactagccaggccccaccgccgccgcccgccggctCCGGCGGCCTTCCGCCAATTCCAGTCCCCCGCTGCGGCCTCCCGGCCCCGCCTCCCCGCCGGGGCCGGGGTCCGCGCCCGCGGCGGCACCATCCGCGCTATCGACGCCGCCCAGCCGTTCGACTACGAGTCCCGCGCGGCGGGGCTGCTGGAGGAGCGGCAGCGCCTCAAGATCGCCATCGTCGGGTTCGGCAACTTCGGGCAGTTCCTGGCGCGCACCTTCGCGCGGCAGGGCCATACCCTCCTCGCTCACTCCCGCTCCGACCACTCCTCCCTCGCCGCCTCCCTCGGCGCCGCCTACTTCCAGGACCCGCACGACCTCTGCGAGTGCCACCCggacgtcgtcctcctcgccacctCCATCCTCTCCGCCGAGGCCGTGCTCCGCTCGCTCCcgctccaccgcctccgccgCAGCACCCTCTTCGTCGACGTGCTCTCCGTCAAGGAGTTCCCCAAGAACCTCCTCCTCacctccctcccggaggggtTCGACATCCTCTGCACCCACCCCATGTTCGGCCCGGAGTCGGCCCGGGACGGCTGGGACGGCCTCCCCTTCGTCTTCGACAGGGTCCGCGTCGGCGACTCCCCCGCCCGCCGCGCCCGCGCAAACGCCTTCCTCAACATCTTCGAGCGCGAGGGGTGCCGCATGGTGGAGATGTGCTGCGCCGAGCACGACGCGCACGCCGCCGAGACCCAGTTCCTCACCCACACCGTCGGCCGGATGCTCGCCACGCTCGAGCTCAGCTCCACCCCAATCAACACCAAGGGCTACGAGACGCTGCTCCGCCTCGTCGACAACACCTGCAGCGACAGCTTCGACCTCTACAACGGCCTCTTCATGTACAACAAGAACTCCACGGACCTGCTCAACCGCCTCGAGTCCGCCATGGACTCCGTCAAGAAGAGGCTCTTCGACGGCCTCCACGAGGTGCTCCGGAAGCAGCTCTTCGAGGGCAAGGCCTCGCCGcccctcaccaccaccaccagcaaccaCACCGACGTGCGCCGGAGGCAGCTCCTCCTGGAGGGCAAGCCCCCCTCGCCCTCAGTGCCCACCCCCAACAACGTCACCGTCCCCAAGTAG